The genomic region GATTCCGCCGGACCATCTGCCGGATGTACTTCGCCTGGTTGACTTCCTGTTCGATATCTTCCGCTTCCAGCTCCCCTTTATCGTTTTGCAGCATCTTCAGCGACGAAATCCACTCTTTCATGACCGACACGGCTGCGTCAGAGTCGTAGGGGTCGATGTGGATTGAGACGTCGACGGCAAGGTCCGTATCCAGCAGCAGTTGCTCTAACATCCCGCTGGTCGGATGCTCTGGATACGTCTCGATCCAGAAACAGCGCGTGTACGTCTCTTGGTCGATGAGGGCGTGGTCGGCGTCCCACTCGATATCCGTCGGCGCAACCAGCGACCGGTGGTTCTCTCCGGGCCGGTGGAGTTGGGAAACAAAGTCAGTCTCGTCGACCTCGTAGTCGGTCCCACCGACATCGTCGGTCTCCATGCCCTCTGCGGCGTCGTGGGCTGCTGCTCCCTCACCGTGCTTGATGAGTTCCCGAGCGGAGTATGTTACCGGGGAGACGGAGGCAGCCTCTTCGTACTCTCGCTCGGACCGCGTTTCACAGGCCCAGTAGTCTTCGGTCAGGTTTGCCAGCTCGTGCGGGCTGACCGACCGGCTACGGCACCGGTACATATTGTTGACTGCCCTGTCGACAGTCTCAAGCCGGTCGTGGAGTTTCTTGGCCTTGAACTCCTCTCGCTCGGCGTCAGTGAGAGTGTCACTGTCGAACCGACCGAACAGTCGCCCGAGGACGGGTATCCCGGCCAGATAGTCAGCGATGGAGTCATCGGCCATCTGGAGATCATGGATGTCGCCGTCAGTGACCCAGACGATGATATAGTACTTGCGCTGGAGTTCAGTCTCGGTCTCAACGTTGCCGCTGTCGTCGGTGTAGCGGTTGACGAACTCCAACAGGACTCCCCGGAAGATCGGGTGGCTCTCCGCATCGGGATCTTCGAGCCGGTCGATATGTGTCTGGATGTGGGATTCGTTGTCGACTTCCGCTGTCGTGACGTGGAGTTTCGCTCGCCCAGTCAGCGACTCAGACAGGCGTGTGAGTGACTTGACCGCCTTGTCCCATTTCTCGTCGTCCTGCAGCGACATATTGGCGGGCTCGACCTCGACCGCGCCGACATACGCTCCGTCGACGCGCTCGATGCCGTGGGGCATGATCCGCTCCAGTCGTGTGACCTGCCGGGTGTCTTGATTGCCTTGGCCGTGCGTGTACTGGCGCTTTTTGACGAGCCAGAACAGTTTGACGCGCAGCCACTCAGTCAGCCGATAGTGGTCTGGACGGACTTTGTGGAGGATGTAGAGGAAGACTTCAACGACCGCTGTGAGGGCCAGCGTGGGGAAGAACAGCGCCGCTGGGACGAACGGCATCCCCATCGCGACGAGGAAGCCAAACGGCGGGATGAGGAACAAGATGAGCTCTCCGAGCGTGTAGTCTCCCCAGAAGTTGGTCGTATCTCCGAGGGATTCGTGGATGATGTTCGTGTTGTACTCTTCGTTATCAGCCATTAGTCGTCATCCCCCCGAGGCGGCAGGCCGTCGCGGTATGCATCCGGCCCTAGTTTGTCAGCATCAGTTGCAAACACATCCTTGAGCGAGTCATACGACTCGGAGTCATCGGAGTCGGTATCGGTCCCGTTTTCGTCGGGTTCCCCATCCGAGAACGGCGGGTCTGTCTCAGACTCGTAGACTCTGGTATCGCCAGAGTTGATCTGCGTCTGGCGCTCCATTTTCGTCTGACGCTCACTGACCGGGGTATCGTCGTTTCCAGAGCCGCCGGACGAACTCCCGTTAGTGAACCTGCTGTTGAGCGCACTTCCAGGGGAGGTCCCACTGGAGCTACCGGAGCTACTGGAACCGCTGGAGCCGCTAGAACCACCGGAACCGCTACTGCCGGCAGGAGACGGAGCGGAACCGCCACCACCGCTGTTACCTCCACCGGAGCCGCCGGAGCCACTGCTGCCGGCAGGAGGTGGGGCGGAACCGCCGCCACCGCCGTTACCGCCTCCAGAACCGTTGGAACCGCTCTTCCCATAATTGCGGTTCATCCCGGCAGGGTTGGCTGCCATCTGACGATGGACCATCTGGGCTCCCGTGGCAGCACTGCCAACACGTCCTTTTGCAGCGCTTGAGGCGGCTCGAATCGTGCCACCCGTCGCCATTGCTGCACCGGGGCCACCAACCGCTCCAGCGCCGGCTGTCGCCGCCGCGCCAGTGGCCGCCGCGCCGATCTTTGCTGGCTTTTTGCTGCCGGCAAGGACCTGCTCGCTGACCTGAATCGCAACGCGGCTACTGCGCTGGATGAGGACCTTCTGAGACTTTGCCGCCAGGTACAGCGTCACGAGACTGATGAACAGCGACAGTTCAGATGCCAGTCCCCAGTTTGTCGCTTCGAAGCTCATGCGGATCAGGATTGCAGGCGGGATGCCCGCAGCGAGGACTCCGGGATACGCGCCGGCGATCTGCTTTGCCAGTCCCGAGAAGCGATTGAGTGGCCAGACCTCGACCGCCCAGAACGTTGCGACCAGCGGCATCGACAGCGTCATCAGGAAGACCAGCAGCCATCTGGTGATGAAGATGAACGCCGCCTTGAGGTAGACGTACAGTCCGACAATGATGAGTACGAGGAATATGCCAAGGCTGAGATCCGCAATTTGCTCGGCTGAACTGATTAGTGCAGCAATCTCCTTTTCAGACTGACCGGTTTGGTAGATCACCTTGCCGATAGCATCGAAGAACTGAGTCCCGAGTGAGGCCACTGGGAGCCAGAAGAACAGCGAAAGAAAGGCAACTCCGAGTCGGCGTAGAAGCTTCTTCCGAATGACTGGGTTCATCGACCCATATCTGAGTCCGATTATCGCCAGAACCGAGAACTGGATGCCGACCGCTAACCCAACGATGGAATCGAAATAGATGCCTGAGATGAGCGAGTCCCACGGAGCATTGCTCGCAGACTCAAATGCAATGTCGACAGGGGCTGCTGAATTCGGCCCTTCAGGAGCGGGCGTCCGCACCATCGGTTCGATGATGGCTCTGAAGAACCCATCTAAGTACTCGACTATCTGTGTTCTGAGTTGATCAAAGAAGCCACTCATACCGGCTGTAATTGCCGATGAGAGCTCTCCAATCAGCCTCTCGGTGATCTCTTCGAGGATTTCATCACCAATCCCGGGCTGCATCGCTACCCCTCCGTCTCCGTCTCCGTCTTTGTTGGAGTTGTGGTGACCTCTTCTGGCTCACCAGCTAGAGTTCGTTTGCACCCGTTACCGGTGGAGTCAAACCTGTCGGTATACTTGATAGATTGGGTGATAGTAACCGGGTCACTCCAGAGGAAGCCAACAGCCAATTTCTCCTCTCTTACAGTCGTTTCTTCCACTTTTACACAGTGTGCGCGATCTTTCAGGAGGAAAGTAAACTCGACAATGCCGGTTTCACCAGGTTCTATTGGTTCAAATGGTTCGCTGTCTCTTTCTCCATTGAGGATTGTCTGCGTTGCCGCACCGGTTCGCTGGCCTACATTCCGGACAACTACCCCTAAGCTGTCGTCACGAACCTCTTCATGCTCGGTCCCAGGGACGACTTCCTCAAGTTCGAAGGTAGTGTCTAGTTCGAGTGGGAGTTTGGTTTCGACGTCATCCCCACGCAGGTAGAGTGTGTGCTGGCCCCGTGGCAGCGGCTCGTACGAGTCCTCTCCCTCTGTTAGCGAGAGACGTGTCCGGGTCTCGCCGGGACTGAAGTAGTCGCTGGCGAACTCCCGCCCAGACTCTGTGATGATGCTGACCGATGACGGCTCGATCTCATCGGTCACAGCCACTTCCAGAGCCAACTGGCGGCCGTTCTCGACAATCTCAATCGACGTCTCTTCAATGTAGTCGGACTGCTCTTCTGGCGGGCCGGCGCTTCCGTCACCGCCGTCACTGCTATCAGACAGCCCGCCGCTGCATCCTGCAAGTGCGGCAAGACTCCCGCTCAGGAGTCCAAGCACTGTTCTGCGGTCGATACTGCTGGTTCGTGGTATATTCTTGTGTGTCATGGATTATACCAACCAACGAAGTTGCCTCTCATCCAGACGTCGTAGCCGTACAGCACCAACACAGCCGGCAACAACGTCAGGAGCGTCACTACAGCAAGGTCGATGAAATTCGCAAGGTCCGGGAGATCGAGTTCATATGCGACCCGCTCTTGGGTGTCTCGCACCGGGACAGCACGCCCTTGCTCCCACCAGATCTGATTCGGACGATACGTGACTATCGCCGACGAGACTTCGCCCTGGTCGACGGTCACAGTAAGCTCATCGTCGCCAGAGAACGACCGTTCAACTCGAGTCTGTCCAGTCGCGACCGTGACGTTCCCCGCTGCAATCGGGAAGCCAGCCGTCGGTTCGACCCGGACCAGCAGGTCCGTCGAGTCGTCAGTCGAGTTGACCACCTCGGAGGTGATATTAACCTCACGGATCGGCGTCGGGTTCGTCGAGTCCGCTGGCTGTTCGATGCTGTTCCCACGGACGAGTCCGTGGATCTCGAAGTTCTCTGTCCGGAGCGATTCTGCACTCCGAATCGTGAACCGATCTGCTGTCGTGAACGTCTCCGAACGGTTGATCCGAATCTCCGGTGGGAGCGTCGTCCTGTTGGTCGCGTTAGCGGTCGTGTTCCCCGTCGCGTTCACCGGATACGTCGCTTCGAGCGACGGCACGAACTGCCAGCCGTCGGAACTCTCGTTTTGGACGCGGTTGACCGTGACTTCCGGGCCCTCTGTAGTCCGGACAGCGTGGGTTTCGAGCGGTCGCACTGGCGTCGTCGTATTCTCTGACCAGTTCTCCCAGCCGGGCGGTGAGCGAGTGTAAAACCGCCACTTGCTCTGGACTTCGTATCCCCTGTCAAACTGGACGCGCTGCCAGCTGCCGGGGATTACAGTCCCGATACGATAGTCGTCGGTCGTGGCCCCTCTGCCGTTCGGGACGACGCCGGGTTCGACGACCATCTCCCGCTCGGATAGGTTTTCGACGTGGACCGTGCGGGAGTCCGTGACCGTCAGTTCGTACTCGTCGATTTCGTCATCGCCAATGTCTGAGATATTCGTCGAGATCGTCGTGACCAACTGGAGTTCCGTGGTCCCAGAGATGTTCGTGTAGTTGAGGGGGGGCTGAGCAGCGGTGCTGTTGTCCATCGCAGTGCCGTTGGCATACAGCGTCGTGTTCGTCGACGTGTTCAGGACCCGGAAGTCGTCCTCGAAGAACTCCGAGATGAATACCCGGTAGTCGTGGATGGCACGAACAGTCCCGTTGGGCCGGACGAGCCGTTTTGTGCCCGATGGTCGATGGACGACCGTCGATGGCTCGATGCTGAAGAACGCGACATAGGCGTCACGCATCCAGAGTCCAGATCGAGTGTCGGTGACGTTGACTGGTCGCGAGGAGTCCTCAATTCCAGTCCGGAACGAGTCGTGTTCGGGCCGGTTCCACAGCGTCGTGTTCGAGGGCGCACGAGAGGGCATATCTCCCGTGCAAGATGGCAGGACGGCCAGCGTGCCGTTCTCGGCATCTGACCGGTCGGCCCGTGTAAGATTCGGGTGGTCCGGGTCGCCAGACCACAGCGCACGGAAGAACGTGTGGTTGTGATTGTAGGACCTATTCGGAGGCACGACGCCGGCCGTTGCGTTGTCTCCAATAGACGCGTTCGCTGGTGGATTCGAGGCGTTCTCGTAGCACGAGACTTGCGCGCTGAGGTTCTGCCTTGCGCCGAGTTCGACGGACCTGTTCAGGTCCGTCTGGTTCGGTGCTGGTCCCTGTTCGATGGACTCGTTGCCCCCGGTTCCGTTGGCTGCTGTTCCGTTGTCTACCGGGTCTTGGACGCTGGATTCGTTGTTGTCAGTGTCGTTCGCTTGTCCCTCACCGCTGGAGCCATTCGGTGCAGTGGCGTTTTGTTGGAGTACCCCCACGCCACCGTGGCTCACATCGCCAAGAGAGTCTGCCGTCCCCCGCTCAATCTGAGATGGGTTGCTACTAGCAGACGCAGGCCCCGCAGCTGCGGCTGTCGAGAGCAGCGAGCAAAGGGCCGCGACCAGCAACAGTGAGCGGAGTGCCGGCATCGTTTAGAATGGGGTCACGCAGTCCGAGAAGCCGAAGCCGACGTTGTCCCCGAACTTCGTGATGAGTTCTGGAGCCACGATTGCCAGCACAACGACGCCGAGGCCAACAAGCGAGAGGATGAGGTCCCGCCGGGCTTCGTTTTGCTGGTTCGGGTTGCCGGAGGCTCGCATATACGACAGGCCACTGCGACCGACGAACACCATCGTTGCTGGGAGTCCAAGACCAGCCAGTGCTCCAAAGACGACGTTGACGCCGTCTTCGACAGCCGTGTCACAGTAGATGTTCCCAACGTCAGTCTGGCCCATCGCAGAGCCAGCAAACAGCGTGAGGATCAGCAGCAACTGTGTTGTTTCTCTGACGCCAGGCGTGAGCCATGCGTCTGCGAGTCGGCGCTTTGCGTGCCCGTAGAGTGTTGATTCCGAGGTCGATGCGGTCGAGTTCTGTGTTCGTGTTGACATAGATGTCTCTGCTTGGAGTGGCTTGCTTGTCCACCGATTCCCCACCGGTGATCTGCTTCTTACGTTATATTGGATTTTCTATACTATCGATGAACTCGTTGCCTGATTCATCACCAAGTTATGACAACTATATGTCTATAAAACTTGTGTGTTATATGAACAGTTCACTGTATATAATACTATAGTATTATATAACGTGGTGCCAGTTTCGGTCAAAACTGTACTACCGATTCCCCTCCCGTGTAGATATTAGAGTCCTAATAATATTGCAATTCTAACTATCTACCTACCGATAATAAATTAGTAAAATATGTTATGTTAGTTATGGCATCTCTGCGGAGATCATAGTAGACATCAATAGGTGTAGCGTATAAAATATTCTAGATAGGTAAGAGACAGATACAACGGAACAGGGCGGCTTGTCTACGCGTGGACGTGAAACATATCACGAAGACAAACCCTCGGTGTTCATACTCGTCGACCGTGACACTGGAGAGACGTACGTTCACCCAGTGAAAGCCACTGACAAAATGACGGTTCGACTCTTGGTCAGCGGTTGCAGACAGGAGTCAATGACTGTCTACCCAACAGCTTTCGAACCTATGAACCACTCAATTCGGATGGCATCTTCGCCCGGAAGTACGCCGGCCACAGCAAGACCGGATGCGCTGATGGTGATATCCGCGTCGACACATACGAGAGCCACGTGTCGTTGACGACGGTGGCTCTCGTCCCATCGGGATGTCTCGAAACACAAGCTCACGCCGTATCTCAGAGGTGACTGTCAGTGAGTCACCAACAGAGTCCCGGCAACGTCTCGATCGACGGCGTCACAGTGGGCTACGGCAGCAACGACGCGATGTTCGACAGCTGGAGCGCCAGCGAAGGTTGGTGGGAAACTGTCCCGCCCCAGGAGGCGTGTACGCGCTTTCGGGTGTTCTTCCCGCACAACCACCAGACGGTTCCACGCGATATCGTCGATGTGATGGCTGCGCTGGGTGCCTAACGAGTCTGGACTGGGAGCGCAGCGGCGTGCGGCTCCTACGACCACCGCGAGCGCTGTGGCGTACACTACCTGTGGCGGAGGGGCCATCAGGTGGAGGAAGTGCTCCACGAGCGGCTCAGTAGCTCTGCGGAAGCGCTCGCTCCAGACGGTGGCCGAACGGGCGACGTTCGTGATCGGCTGGTCGTTGACGATGTCACACAGACACAGGATGACCTTGAGCCACGCACGAAGCGTGCCATCGACGAAGCGATGGACGTCTAGCTCCTCTCGAAAGGTGGTCGCCACGGGGTCCAGTCCGCGTCCAGTAATCGATATGAAGTCGACGTCGTCGACGAGTCGTGTACCTGTCCCGACTGGCAGCAGCGCTCACCTGAAGATGGCTGCAAACATCCGCGTCGCATCGATCACGAAACCAAACGGGGCCGTGTGCCCTGACCAGACGGTCGGCTCCCAACGATTTCAGGGTAAATCACCGTCCTCTTCGTCGGAATCGGTCTTATGCTACTGAGTAGTGTGGCGGCACACTAGATTTTTGACGACTGGTCACCTACCCGGAGATATGAGCAGCGACAGAACCGACGCTGAAAGCAAGGTATCTGGAAACCAAGCAAACATCCCCGCCCGGATTCGACGTGAACTCGATATCGACGACGGTGATCAGCTCCGCTGGCATCTCGAAGATGACGGGAGTATCCGGGTGCAGGTCATCCAACAGCAGACGGGCACGTTCGC from Haloarcula rubripromontorii harbors:
- a CDS encoding AbrB/MazE/SpoVT family DNA-binding domain-containing protein, with protein sequence MSSDRTDAESKVSGNQANIPARIRRELDIDDGDQLRWHLEDDGSIRVQVIQQQTGTFADFNGYAGEDATDVTSDHDAWGVDVE
- a CDS encoding pilin, whose translation is MSTRTQNSTASTSESTLYGHAKRRLADAWLTPGVRETTQLLLILTLFAGSAMGQTDVGNIYCDTAVEDGVNVVFGALAGLGLPATMVFVGRSGLSYMRASGNPNQQNEARRDLILSLVGLGVVVLAIVAPELITKFGDNVGFGFSDCVTPF